A genomic segment from Sander vitreus isolate 19-12246 chromosome 3, sanVit1, whole genome shotgun sequence encodes:
- the LOC144515310 gene encoding uncharacterized protein LOC144515310 isoform X4, whose product MPAGSDEAAAAEKEIGHRRHMRTRREKWKRESAERDNLTESDSSSSENTGTSAEDSSEEEEEDEDSEGCAEKDGGEEDDEEAHAEGSKNDSVPGPVVEVSNGKDERPFKLCCEKCKAIQQSHGTELVTPRRISKGRLQVQLEGEGTYECSVTGLVFEASERVLVRYSVLSWSKFGAFLRDSWKFAGPIFNVDTVNKDASVLTSIQFPHSVCLADPEKEMKFSVLHIKDNRPLIEPTVDHSGSHVKWNVTSLSPVGPIIQTSQSVERHGVVLVYKQLGSDNNNYSFHVYLATNSASDIKDIGKQVRCYKNRYKKIEKPPTCKLDEGMYRLLSEPEGEIKPQDLKFTLAVTKMKGYFEAFFEQPPPFKLSLVEINTEETVWSATIREGDCVDNTEKKPRKRTSSRQRSSSPSEEETSCKRPRWQDESDGGKTMMTQGQDMSEKQLLQVAKRLGKEWKQVAIFLDLTSRELDEIQATEKDVTMQKLKMLVEWKSRRRPGEATANQLWKSVKELDDLPNEVHQTLQDMMDNRAAK is encoded by the exons ATGCCTGCTGGCTCAGatgaggcagcagcagcagagaaagagaTTGGCCATAGGAGGCATATGAGGACaaggagagagaaatggaaaagGGAGAGTGCAGAGAGAG ATAACCTGACAGAAAGTGATAGCAGCAGTTCAG AGAACACGGGAACATCCGCTGAGGACAgctcagaggaggaagaggaggatgaggattcTG AAGGCTGTGCTGAGAAGGACGGAGGAGAGGAAG ACGATGAAGAGGCCCATGCAGAGGGGTCTAAAAATG ATTCAGTCCCTGGACCTGTAGTAGAGGTTTCAAATGGGAAAG ATGAAAGGCCCTTCAAATTATGCTGTGAAAAATGCAAAGCCATCCAGCAG AGCCATGGCACTGAGCTTGTTACCCCCAGGAGGATCTCTAAGGGACGATTACA GGTGCAGCTGGAAGGAGAAGGCACATACGAGTGTTCGGTCACCGGCCTGGTGTTTGAAGCATCGGAGCGGGTCCTCGTGCGGTACTCAGTCTTGTCCTGGTCCAAGTTTGGTGCATTCCTCAGGGACTCCTGGAAATTTGCTGGACCAATCTTTAACGTGGACACAGTCAATAAGGATGCGTCTGTCCTCACATCCATCCAGTTCCCTCACTCCGTCTGCCTTGCCG ATCCAGAAAAGGAGATGAAATTCAGTGTTCTGCACATAAAGGACAACCGTCCACTCATCGAGCCGACAGTGGACCACTCAGGTAGCCACGTTAAGTGGAATGTGACGTCCCTGTCACCCGTGGGTCCCATCATTCAGACGAGCCAATCTGTAGAGCGCCATGGGGTGGTCCTGGTCTACAAGCAGCTGGGCAGTGACAACAACAACTACAGCTTCCATGTCTACTTGGCCACCAACAGTGCATCCGACATCAAG GATATAGGCAAGCAGGTGCGGTGCTACAAAAATCGCTATAAAAAGATAGAGAAGCCTCCCACATGTAAACTGGATGAGGGGATGTATCGTCTCCTGAGTGAGCCAGAGGGAGAGATCAAACCTCAG GATTTGAAATTCACTCTTGCGGTGACTAAGATGAAAGGCTACTTCGAAGCATTCTTTGAGCAGCCTCCTCCCTTTAAACTGTCTCTCGTAGAGATTAACACTGAGGAGACTGTATGGTCTGCCACCATCAGAGAAG GTGACTGTGTGGATAACACTGAAAAGAAGCCAAGGAAAAGGACGAGCA GCAGACAGAGGAGCAGCAGCCCCTCAGAAGAAGAAACATCCTGTAAAAGGCCTCGATGGCAGGATGAGTCAG ATGGAGGGAAAACAATGATGACTCAGGGCCAGGACATGTCGGAGAAGCAGCTACTGCAGGTGGCCAAGCGGCTGGGGAAGGAGTGGAAGCAGGTGGCCATCTTTCTAGACTTGACGTCCAGGGAGCTGGATGAAATCCAGGCAACAGAGAAAGATGTGACCATGCAGAAGCTGAAGATGCTGGTGGAGTGGAAGAGCAGAAGGCGGCCGGGAGAGGCCACGGCAAACCAACTGTGGAAAAGTGTGAAGGAACTGGATGACTTGCCAAATGAGGTCCATCAGACACTGCAAG ACATGATGGACAATCGAGCAGCTAAGTGA
- the LOC144515310 gene encoding uncharacterized protein LOC144515310 isoform X2, with amino-acid sequence MPAGSDEAAAAEKEIGHRRHMRTRREKWKRESAERDNLTESDSSSSENTGTSAEDSSEEEEEDEDSGCAEKDGGEEDDEEAHAEGSKNDSVPGPVVEVSNGKDERPFKLCCEKCKAIQQSHGTELVTPRRISKGRLQVQLEGEGTYECSVTGLVFEASERVLVRYSVLSWSKFGAFLRDSWKFAGPIFNVDTVNKDASVLTSIQFPHSVCLADPEKEMKFSVLHIKDNRPLIEPTVDHSGSHVKWNVTSLSPVGPIIQTSQSVERHGVVLVYKQLGSDNNNYSFHVYLATNSASDIKDIGKQVRCYKNRYKKIEKPPTCKLDEGMYRLLSEPEGEIKPQDLKFTLAVTKMKGYFEAFFEQPPPFKLSLVEINTEETVWSATIREGDCVDNTEKKPRKRTSSRQRSSSPSEEETSCKRPRWQDESDGGKTMMTQGQDMSEKQLLQVAKRLGKEWKQVAIFLDLTSRELDEIQATEKDVTMQKLKMLVEWKSRRRPGEATANQLWKSVKELDDLPNEVHQTLQGHCVVSLFSDMMDNRAAK; translated from the exons ATGCCTGCTGGCTCAGatgaggcagcagcagcagagaaagagaTTGGCCATAGGAGGCATATGAGGACaaggagagagaaatggaaaagGGAGAGTGCAGAGAGAG ATAACCTGACAGAAAGTGATAGCAGCAGTTCAG AGAACACGGGAACATCCGCTGAGGACAgctcagaggaggaagaggaggatgaggattcTG GCTGTGCTGAGAAGGACGGAGGAGAGGAAG ACGATGAAGAGGCCCATGCAGAGGGGTCTAAAAATG ATTCAGTCCCTGGACCTGTAGTAGAGGTTTCAAATGGGAAAG ATGAAAGGCCCTTCAAATTATGCTGTGAAAAATGCAAAGCCATCCAGCAG AGCCATGGCACTGAGCTTGTTACCCCCAGGAGGATCTCTAAGGGACGATTACA GGTGCAGCTGGAAGGAGAAGGCACATACGAGTGTTCGGTCACCGGCCTGGTGTTTGAAGCATCGGAGCGGGTCCTCGTGCGGTACTCAGTCTTGTCCTGGTCCAAGTTTGGTGCATTCCTCAGGGACTCCTGGAAATTTGCTGGACCAATCTTTAACGTGGACACAGTCAATAAGGATGCGTCTGTCCTCACATCCATCCAGTTCCCTCACTCCGTCTGCCTTGCCG ATCCAGAAAAGGAGATGAAATTCAGTGTTCTGCACATAAAGGACAACCGTCCACTCATCGAGCCGACAGTGGACCACTCAGGTAGCCACGTTAAGTGGAATGTGACGTCCCTGTCACCCGTGGGTCCCATCATTCAGACGAGCCAATCTGTAGAGCGCCATGGGGTGGTCCTGGTCTACAAGCAGCTGGGCAGTGACAACAACAACTACAGCTTCCATGTCTACTTGGCCACCAACAGTGCATCCGACATCAAG GATATAGGCAAGCAGGTGCGGTGCTACAAAAATCGCTATAAAAAGATAGAGAAGCCTCCCACATGTAAACTGGATGAGGGGATGTATCGTCTCCTGAGTGAGCCAGAGGGAGAGATCAAACCTCAG GATTTGAAATTCACTCTTGCGGTGACTAAGATGAAAGGCTACTTCGAAGCATTCTTTGAGCAGCCTCCTCCCTTTAAACTGTCTCTCGTAGAGATTAACACTGAGGAGACTGTATGGTCTGCCACCATCAGAGAAG GTGACTGTGTGGATAACACTGAAAAGAAGCCAAGGAAAAGGACGAGCA GCAGACAGAGGAGCAGCAGCCCCTCAGAAGAAGAAACATCCTGTAAAAGGCCTCGATGGCAGGATGAGTCAG ATGGAGGGAAAACAATGATGACTCAGGGCCAGGACATGTCGGAGAAGCAGCTACTGCAGGTGGCCAAGCGGCTGGGGAAGGAGTGGAAGCAGGTGGCCATCTTTCTAGACTTGACGTCCAGGGAGCTGGATGAAATCCAGGCAACAGAGAAAGATGTGACCATGCAGAAGCTGAAGATGCTGGTGGAGTGGAAGAGCAGAAGGCGGCCGGGAGAGGCCACGGCAAACCAACTGTGGAAAAGTGTGAAGGAACTGGATGACTTGCCAAATGAGGTCCATCAGACACTGCAAG GGCATTGtgttgtgtctttattttcagACATGATGGACAATCGAGCAGCTAAGTGA
- the LOC144515310 gene encoding uncharacterized protein LOC144515310 isoform X3 yields MVAEMASCGAACHLEDGDGDIPAPENKDNLTESDSSSSENTGTSAEDSSEEEEEDEDSEGCAEKDGGEEDDEEAHAEGSKNDSVPGPVVEVSNGKDERPFKLCCEKCKAIQQSHGTELVTPRRISKGRLQVQLEGEGTYECSVTGLVFEASERVLVRYSVLSWSKFGAFLRDSWKFAGPIFNVDTVNKDASVLTSIQFPHSVCLADPEKEMKFSVLHIKDNRPLIEPTVDHSGSHVKWNVTSLSPVGPIIQTSQSVERHGVVLVYKQLGSDNNNYSFHVYLATNSASDIKDIGKQVRCYKNRYKKIEKPPTCKLDEGMYRLLSEPEGEIKPQDLKFTLAVTKMKGYFEAFFEQPPPFKLSLVEINTEETVWSATIREGDCVDNTEKKPRKRTSSRQRSSSPSEEETSCKRPRWQDESDGGKTMMTQGQDMSEKQLLQVAKRLGKEWKQVAIFLDLTSRELDEIQATEKDVTMQKLKMLVEWKSRRRPGEATANQLWKSVKELDDLPNEVHQTLQGHCVVSLFSDMMDNRAAK; encoded by the exons ATGGTGGCGGAGATGGCGAGCTGCGGAGCGGCTTGTCACCTGGAGGACGG AGACGGAGATATCCCTGCACCTGAAAACAAAG ATAACCTGACAGAAAGTGATAGCAGCAGTTCAG AGAACACGGGAACATCCGCTGAGGACAgctcagaggaggaagaggaggatgaggattcTG AAGGCTGTGCTGAGAAGGACGGAGGAGAGGAAG ACGATGAAGAGGCCCATGCAGAGGGGTCTAAAAATG ATTCAGTCCCTGGACCTGTAGTAGAGGTTTCAAATGGGAAAG ATGAAAGGCCCTTCAAATTATGCTGTGAAAAATGCAAAGCCATCCAGCAG AGCCATGGCACTGAGCTTGTTACCCCCAGGAGGATCTCTAAGGGACGATTACA GGTGCAGCTGGAAGGAGAAGGCACATACGAGTGTTCGGTCACCGGCCTGGTGTTTGAAGCATCGGAGCGGGTCCTCGTGCGGTACTCAGTCTTGTCCTGGTCCAAGTTTGGTGCATTCCTCAGGGACTCCTGGAAATTTGCTGGACCAATCTTTAACGTGGACACAGTCAATAAGGATGCGTCTGTCCTCACATCCATCCAGTTCCCTCACTCCGTCTGCCTTGCCG ATCCAGAAAAGGAGATGAAATTCAGTGTTCTGCACATAAAGGACAACCGTCCACTCATCGAGCCGACAGTGGACCACTCAGGTAGCCACGTTAAGTGGAATGTGACGTCCCTGTCACCCGTGGGTCCCATCATTCAGACGAGCCAATCTGTAGAGCGCCATGGGGTGGTCCTGGTCTACAAGCAGCTGGGCAGTGACAACAACAACTACAGCTTCCATGTCTACTTGGCCACCAACAGTGCATCCGACATCAAG GATATAGGCAAGCAGGTGCGGTGCTACAAAAATCGCTATAAAAAGATAGAGAAGCCTCCCACATGTAAACTGGATGAGGGGATGTATCGTCTCCTGAGTGAGCCAGAGGGAGAGATCAAACCTCAG GATTTGAAATTCACTCTTGCGGTGACTAAGATGAAAGGCTACTTCGAAGCATTCTTTGAGCAGCCTCCTCCCTTTAAACTGTCTCTCGTAGAGATTAACACTGAGGAGACTGTATGGTCTGCCACCATCAGAGAAG GTGACTGTGTGGATAACACTGAAAAGAAGCCAAGGAAAAGGACGAGCA GCAGACAGAGGAGCAGCAGCCCCTCAGAAGAAGAAACATCCTGTAAAAGGCCTCGATGGCAGGATGAGTCAG ATGGAGGGAAAACAATGATGACTCAGGGCCAGGACATGTCGGAGAAGCAGCTACTGCAGGTGGCCAAGCGGCTGGGGAAGGAGTGGAAGCAGGTGGCCATCTTTCTAGACTTGACGTCCAGGGAGCTGGATGAAATCCAGGCAACAGAGAAAGATGTGACCATGCAGAAGCTGAAGATGCTGGTGGAGTGGAAGAGCAGAAGGCGGCCGGGAGAGGCCACGGCAAACCAACTGTGGAAAAGTGTGAAGGAACTGGATGACTTGCCAAATGAGGTCCATCAGACACTGCAAG GGCATTGtgttgtgtctttattttcagACATGATGGACAATCGAGCAGCTAAGTGA
- the LOC144515310 gene encoding uncharacterized protein LOC144515310 isoform X1, translating to MPAGSDEAAAAEKEIGHRRHMRTRREKWKRESAERDNLTESDSSSSENTGTSAEDSSEEEEEDEDSEGCAEKDGGEEDDEEAHAEGSKNDSVPGPVVEVSNGKDERPFKLCCEKCKAIQQSHGTELVTPRRISKGRLQVQLEGEGTYECSVTGLVFEASERVLVRYSVLSWSKFGAFLRDSWKFAGPIFNVDTVNKDASVLTSIQFPHSVCLADPEKEMKFSVLHIKDNRPLIEPTVDHSGSHVKWNVTSLSPVGPIIQTSQSVERHGVVLVYKQLGSDNNNYSFHVYLATNSASDIKDIGKQVRCYKNRYKKIEKPPTCKLDEGMYRLLSEPEGEIKPQDLKFTLAVTKMKGYFEAFFEQPPPFKLSLVEINTEETVWSATIREGDCVDNTEKKPRKRTSSRQRSSSPSEEETSCKRPRWQDESDGGKTMMTQGQDMSEKQLLQVAKRLGKEWKQVAIFLDLTSRELDEIQATEKDVTMQKLKMLVEWKSRRRPGEATANQLWKSVKELDDLPNEVHQTLQGHCVVSLFSDMMDNRAAK from the exons ATGCCTGCTGGCTCAGatgaggcagcagcagcagagaaagagaTTGGCCATAGGAGGCATATGAGGACaaggagagagaaatggaaaagGGAGAGTGCAGAGAGAG ATAACCTGACAGAAAGTGATAGCAGCAGTTCAG AGAACACGGGAACATCCGCTGAGGACAgctcagaggaggaagaggaggatgaggattcTG AAGGCTGTGCTGAGAAGGACGGAGGAGAGGAAG ACGATGAAGAGGCCCATGCAGAGGGGTCTAAAAATG ATTCAGTCCCTGGACCTGTAGTAGAGGTTTCAAATGGGAAAG ATGAAAGGCCCTTCAAATTATGCTGTGAAAAATGCAAAGCCATCCAGCAG AGCCATGGCACTGAGCTTGTTACCCCCAGGAGGATCTCTAAGGGACGATTACA GGTGCAGCTGGAAGGAGAAGGCACATACGAGTGTTCGGTCACCGGCCTGGTGTTTGAAGCATCGGAGCGGGTCCTCGTGCGGTACTCAGTCTTGTCCTGGTCCAAGTTTGGTGCATTCCTCAGGGACTCCTGGAAATTTGCTGGACCAATCTTTAACGTGGACACAGTCAATAAGGATGCGTCTGTCCTCACATCCATCCAGTTCCCTCACTCCGTCTGCCTTGCCG ATCCAGAAAAGGAGATGAAATTCAGTGTTCTGCACATAAAGGACAACCGTCCACTCATCGAGCCGACAGTGGACCACTCAGGTAGCCACGTTAAGTGGAATGTGACGTCCCTGTCACCCGTGGGTCCCATCATTCAGACGAGCCAATCTGTAGAGCGCCATGGGGTGGTCCTGGTCTACAAGCAGCTGGGCAGTGACAACAACAACTACAGCTTCCATGTCTACTTGGCCACCAACAGTGCATCCGACATCAAG GATATAGGCAAGCAGGTGCGGTGCTACAAAAATCGCTATAAAAAGATAGAGAAGCCTCCCACATGTAAACTGGATGAGGGGATGTATCGTCTCCTGAGTGAGCCAGAGGGAGAGATCAAACCTCAG GATTTGAAATTCACTCTTGCGGTGACTAAGATGAAAGGCTACTTCGAAGCATTCTTTGAGCAGCCTCCTCCCTTTAAACTGTCTCTCGTAGAGATTAACACTGAGGAGACTGTATGGTCTGCCACCATCAGAGAAG GTGACTGTGTGGATAACACTGAAAAGAAGCCAAGGAAAAGGACGAGCA GCAGACAGAGGAGCAGCAGCCCCTCAGAAGAAGAAACATCCTGTAAAAGGCCTCGATGGCAGGATGAGTCAG ATGGAGGGAAAACAATGATGACTCAGGGCCAGGACATGTCGGAGAAGCAGCTACTGCAGGTGGCCAAGCGGCTGGGGAAGGAGTGGAAGCAGGTGGCCATCTTTCTAGACTTGACGTCCAGGGAGCTGGATGAAATCCAGGCAACAGAGAAAGATGTGACCATGCAGAAGCTGAAGATGCTGGTGGAGTGGAAGAGCAGAAGGCGGCCGGGAGAGGCCACGGCAAACCAACTGTGGAAAAGTGTGAAGGAACTGGATGACTTGCCAAATGAGGTCCATCAGACACTGCAAG GGCATTGtgttgtgtctttattttcagACATGATGGACAATCGAGCAGCTAAGTGA